A single region of the Sorghum bicolor cultivar BTx623 chromosome 7, Sorghum_bicolor_NCBIv3, whole genome shotgun sequence genome encodes:
- the LOC8057809 gene encoding polcalcin Phl p 7, protein MAETADMERIFKRFDTNGDGKISLSELTDALRQLGSTSADEVQRMMAEIDTDGDGCIDFNEFITFCNANPGLMKDVAKVF, encoded by the coding sequence ATGGCGGAGACGGCGGACATGGAGCGGATCTTCAAGCGGTTCGACACCAATGGCGACGGCAAGATCTCGCTGTCGGAGCTGACGGACGCGCTGCGGCAGCTGGGGTCCACCTCCGCCGACGAGGTGCAGCGCATGATGGCCGAGATCGACACCGACGGCGACGGCTGCATCGACTTCAACGAGTTCATCACCTTCTGCAACGCCAACCCGGGGCTCATGAAGGACGTCGCCAAGGTCTTCTGA